In Archangium violaceum, the following are encoded in one genomic region:
- a CDS encoding family 43 glycosylhydrolase — protein sequence MVSSSFAKQLVPALFVVSLVLQLTAAPAGAAAPQYTNPLIQQRADPHLYKHTDGYYYFTASVPEYDRIILRRATTIQGLATASETVIWRKHASGEMAAHIWAPELHFINGKWYIYFAAGASNDIWRIRIYALENASANPLSGTWTEKGRVFTHLDSFALDATTFEHNGQRYLLWAQKDPESNLYIAKMSSPTTITLPATLLAKPQYTWETQGFWVNEGPAVIKRNGRIFVAYSASKTDDRYCLGLLTASATSDLLNPASWTKSPNPVFTSNEKTSQYGPGHNSFVVAEDGQSDILVHHARNYKTIVGDPLYDPNRHTRVQKLYWNADGTPNFGIPVAEGATPFRFKSHNQPSYVIRHWEFRAKLETNVSNLGDSQFRIVPGLAGSGTVSFESANFPGYYLRHKNFELWLEKNDGSTTYKNDASFHQRAGLADSSGLSFESYNYPGRYIRHYDFLLHVQTLSTAIDRSDATFHLD from the coding sequence ATGGTCTCGTCATCCTTCGCGAAGCAGCTCGTCCCCGCGCTGTTCGTCGTGTCCCTGGTGTTGCAGCTGACGGCAGCCCCCGCTGGAGCCGCGGCCCCTCAGTACACGAACCCGCTGATCCAGCAACGAGCCGACCCCCATCTCTACAAACACACCGACGGCTATTATTACTTCACGGCCTCCGTTCCGGAGTACGACCGGATCATCCTGCGGCGTGCGACGACCATCCAAGGCCTGGCGACCGCGTCGGAAACGGTCATCTGGCGGAAGCATGCGTCCGGCGAGATGGCCGCGCACATCTGGGCGCCGGAGCTCCACTTCATCAACGGCAAGTGGTACATCTACTTCGCCGCGGGTGCCTCCAACGACATCTGGAGAATCCGCATCTATGCCCTCGAGAACGCCAGTGCCAATCCCCTGAGCGGCACCTGGACCGAGAAGGGCCGCGTCTTCACGCACCTGGACTCGTTCGCGCTCGATGCGACCACCTTCGAGCACAATGGCCAGCGTTATCTGCTCTGGGCGCAGAAGGACCCGGAGAGCAACCTGTACATCGCGAAGATGAGCAGTCCCACCACCATCACCCTGCCCGCGACCCTCCTGGCGAAACCCCAGTACACCTGGGAGACCCAGGGCTTCTGGGTCAACGAAGGCCCGGCGGTCATCAAGAGGAACGGACGAATCTTCGTCGCCTACTCCGCCAGCAAGACCGATGACCGCTATTGCCTGGGACTGCTGACGGCCTCCGCGACCAGCGACCTGCTGAATCCAGCATCCTGGACGAAGTCGCCGAATCCCGTCTTCACCAGCAACGAGAAGACCAGCCAATACGGCCCTGGCCACAACTCCTTCGTCGTAGCCGAGGACGGGCAGAGCGACATCCTTGTCCACCATGCGCGCAACTACAAGACGATCGTCGGCGATCCCCTCTACGACCCGAACCGCCATACCCGCGTGCAAAAGCTCTATTGGAACGCGGACGGAACCCCCAACTTCGGGATTCCGGTCGCGGAAGGTGCCACCCCCTTCCGGTTCAAGTCCCACAACCAGCCGAGCTACGTCATCCGGCACTGGGAGTTCAGGGCGAAGCTCGAAACGAACGTCAGCAACCTGGGGGATTCACAGTTCAGGATCGTTCCAGGCCTTGCCGGCTCCGGCACGGTCTCGTTCGAGTCGGCGAACTTCCCGGGCTACTACTTGCGGCACAAGAACTTCGAGCTGTGGCTGGAGAAGAACGACGGCTCCACCACGTACAAGAACGACGCGTCCTTCCACCAGAGGGCGGGGCTGGCCGACAGCAGTGGCTTGTCGTTCGAGTCGTACAACTATCCCGGCAGGTACATCCGCCACTACGACTTCCTGCTCCACGTCCAGACGCTCTCCACCGCCATCGACCGGTCCGACGCGACGTTCCATCTGGATTGA
- a CDS encoding glycoside hydrolase family 43 protein, producing the protein MTAFTNSSESNMYVYQSYNGTHYGLMKGPAYTPPSGLIRDPSILKHTDGMYYVTYTTNWEGNTIGFARSTDRVNWTFLRNVTLPVTNLQNTWAPEWFKDSDGSVNIIVSLRTTGATNFTPHVIKAQNSTLSAWSAPVPLAGLSPNYIDTFIVKIGSTYHAFTKNETTKYIEYATSSSLTGPYTFRGTGDWAGWGNWVEGPALYQLDDGTWRILFDAYSAGKYYYSDSTNTFASWSARKELPSLTGFIRHLTVLKETGQPGDIRRLQSFNFQTHFARHYNYQARIDANVTPGEDSQFLIVPGLADSNAISFESVNFPGYFLRHDNYLLVLAKNDGTSQFKQDATFRDVPGLASSSGYSYQSYNLPDHYIRHYNYVLRVDPISTSVEKADATFKEVTP; encoded by the coding sequence ATGACCGCATTCACGAACTCCAGTGAATCGAACATGTATGTGTACCAGTCCTATAACGGAACCCACTACGGGCTGATGAAGGGACCCGCGTACACACCCCCGTCGGGGTTGATCCGGGATCCCAGCATCCTGAAGCACACCGACGGGATGTACTACGTCACCTACACCACGAACTGGGAAGGCAACACGATCGGCTTCGCCCGAAGCACCGACCGGGTGAACTGGACCTTCCTGCGGAATGTCACCCTCCCCGTCACGAACCTGCAGAACACCTGGGCGCCGGAGTGGTTCAAGGACAGCGATGGCAGCGTCAACATCATCGTGTCCCTGCGCACGACCGGCGCCACGAACTTCACCCCCCATGTCATCAAGGCGCAGAACAGCACGCTGTCCGCCTGGTCCGCTCCCGTGCCGCTGGCGGGACTGAGTCCCAATTACATCGACACCTTCATCGTCAAGATCGGGAGCACCTACCACGCGTTCACCAAGAACGAGACCACCAAGTACATCGAGTACGCGACGTCCTCCAGCCTGACGGGTCCCTACACCTTTCGAGGCACCGGAGATTGGGCGGGCTGGGGAAACTGGGTGGAAGGCCCGGCCCTGTACCAGCTGGATGATGGCACCTGGAGGATCCTCTTCGACGCCTACAGCGCCGGGAAATACTACTACAGCGATTCCACCAACACCTTCGCGTCCTGGTCGGCCAGGAAGGAGCTCCCCTCGCTCACCGGCTTCATCCGGCACCTGACCGTCCTGAAGGAAACGGGGCAGCCCGGCGATATCAGGCGACTCCAGTCCTTCAATTTCCAGACCCACTTTGCCCGCCATTACAACTATCAGGCCCGCATCGACGCGAATGTCACACCGGGTGAGGACTCGCAGTTCCTGATCGTCCCCGGACTGGCCGACAGCAACGCCATTTCGTTCGAGTCGGTCAATTTCCCCGGCTACTTCCTGAGGCATGACAACTACTTGCTCGTCCTGGCGAAGAATGACGGCACCAGCCAGTTCAAACAGGACGCCACCTTCAGGGATGTCCCCGGCCTGGCCAGTTCGAGCGGGTACTCCTACCAGTCATACAACCTGCCCGACCACTACATCCGCCACTACAACTATGTGCTCCGGGTGGATCCCATCAGCACCTCGGTCGAGAAAGCGGACGCGACGTTCAAGGAAGTCACCCCCTGA
- a CDS encoding iron-containing alcohol dehydrogenase: MSTSSLRELLERLGPDGVLACTCGKHHRISVKQVLVGEDSLRESAELLRRQRGSGPVLWVLSDEHTEAAAAERWKTAVSASRIAARILPGEPRPVPTLALVNELSAEVRALSPDLLVSVGSGVISDLVKKVSLDTGVPNWCVVTAPSVDAYSSATAAIRIEGYHQAVPARPSEVIVGDLEVIGRAPRSLFLAGLGDLLAKYLAHLDWNLARVVARESLCDIIAGLALGSAREALAAARTWQAHPLAAVRSLTEAALVSGFAMQALGSSRPAASAEHTIAHFWEMAGAVAEEEHDLHGLLVGAACKLVLPGYVDWYRRLAGVELDLEGRLVALEREPPWEERLEAKLSPFRRKIAEEMRGRVLDRATLAQRLEAFDRARDSIQGMAEPLLKELSDAIDLLAGAGFPFALDALGIDEQYRLLPVRNVRLLRNRYTTFDLAHELGQEDALVAAISRGVPG; encoded by the coding sequence ATGTCCACTTCTTCTCTGCGAGAACTCCTCGAGCGCCTCGGCCCGGACGGAGTGCTCGCCTGTACCTGTGGGAAGCACCACCGCATCTCCGTGAAGCAGGTCCTCGTCGGCGAGGATTCACTGCGGGAATCGGCCGAGCTCCTCCGACGGCAGCGGGGCAGCGGTCCGGTGCTGTGGGTGCTGAGTGACGAGCACACGGAAGCCGCCGCGGCGGAGCGGTGGAAGACGGCCGTCAGTGCCAGTCGGATCGCCGCGCGGATCCTCCCCGGCGAGCCGAGGCCGGTCCCGACGCTGGCGCTGGTGAACGAGCTCTCCGCCGAGGTGAGGGCACTCTCTCCGGATCTCCTGGTCAGCGTGGGCAGCGGTGTCATCAGCGATCTGGTGAAGAAGGTGTCCCTGGACACCGGCGTGCCCAACTGGTGCGTCGTGACCGCGCCCTCGGTGGATGCCTACAGCTCGGCGACCGCGGCGATCCGTATCGAGGGGTACCATCAGGCCGTCCCGGCCCGGCCTTCCGAGGTCATCGTGGGCGACCTGGAGGTGATTGGCCGGGCCCCCCGCTCGCTGTTCCTGGCGGGCCTTGGAGATCTGCTGGCCAAGTATCTGGCCCATCTCGACTGGAACCTCGCCCGGGTGGTGGCGCGCGAATCCCTCTGCGACATCATCGCCGGACTGGCCCTCGGGTCCGCCCGGGAGGCGCTCGCGGCCGCGCGCACCTGGCAGGCCCATCCCCTCGCGGCGGTTCGCTCACTCACCGAGGCGGCGCTCGTGTCGGGATTCGCGATGCAGGCCCTGGGCAGCTCGCGGCCGGCTGCCTCGGCCGAGCACACCATCGCGCATTTCTGGGAGATGGCGGGCGCGGTGGCCGAGGAGGAGCACGACCTGCACGGGCTGTTGGTCGGTGCCGCGTGCAAGCTCGTCCTGCCCGGCTATGTCGACTGGTACCGTCGGCTGGCGGGGGTGGAGCTGGACCTGGAGGGGAGGCTCGTGGCGCTGGAGCGCGAGCCACCCTGGGAGGAGCGGTTGGAGGCGAAGCTGAGCCCCTTCCGGCGGAAGATCGCGGAGGAGATGCGGGGCAGGGTGCTGGATCGCGCGACGCTGGCCCAACGCCTGGAAGCGTTTGACCGGGCAAGGGATTCCATTCAAGGCATGGCCGAGCCCCTGCTGAAGGAGCTCTCCGACGCGATCGATCTGCTGGCCGGTGCCGGCTTTCCCTTCGCGCTCGATGCGCTGGGGATCGACGAGCAGTACCGGCTGCTGCCCGTGCGCAACGTCCGGCTGCTCCGGAATCGCTATACGACGTTCGACCTCGCGCACGAGCTGGGCCAGGAGGACGCGCTCGTCGCCGCGATCTCTCGCGGCGTGCCCGGGTGA
- a CDS encoding LacI family DNA-binding transcriptional regulator: MADVAKLARVSHQTVSRVLHDSPHVKGDTRQRVLDAIRQLNYRPNSVAQALVTGRTMVIGVVSFDTALYGPASTLIGIEEAAHEAGYSVSITSLRSLNRASVLDAVLRLRNQGVDGVVVIAPQKTAVEALRHLPPGVPVVTVEAGSNSPVPMVAVDQLGGAMAATQHLLDLGHRTVWHIAGPADWIEAEQRVAGWRAALKKAGAPVPPLLRGDWSAHSGYELGRQLVQTPDVTAVFVANDQMALGLLCLLHELGRETPRQISIVGFDDIPEAAYFTPSLTTVRQDFAEVGRRCIHLLLGQLEEPSRTKEHVVVPTQLILRKSTSPAKAR, translated from the coding sequence ATGGCGGATGTCGCGAAGCTGGCTCGTGTCTCCCATCAAACAGTTTCCCGCGTGCTGCACGACAGCCCGCATGTGAAAGGAGACACCCGCCAGCGCGTTCTCGATGCCATCCGGCAGCTCAACTACCGGCCGAACTCGGTGGCGCAGGCGCTGGTCACGGGGCGGACGATGGTCATCGGGGTCGTCAGCTTCGACACCGCGCTCTACGGGCCCGCGTCGACGCTGATCGGCATCGAGGAAGCGGCGCACGAGGCGGGCTACTCGGTCAGCATCACCAGTCTGCGGTCACTGAACCGGGCATCGGTCCTCGATGCGGTGCTGCGCCTGCGCAACCAGGGAGTGGATGGTGTCGTGGTCATCGCACCGCAAAAGACGGCGGTGGAGGCGCTGCGCCACCTGCCCCCCGGCGTTCCCGTGGTCACGGTCGAGGCCGGCTCCAACAGCCCGGTGCCGATGGTCGCCGTCGACCAGCTCGGCGGCGCGATGGCCGCCACGCAGCACCTGCTCGACCTGGGCCATCGGACTGTCTGGCATATCGCCGGGCCAGCGGACTGGATCGAAGCCGAGCAGCGGGTCGCCGGTTGGCGGGCGGCGCTGAAGAAGGCCGGCGCCCCGGTTCCTCCCCTGCTCCGCGGCGACTGGAGCGCCCACTCCGGCTATGAGCTCGGGCGGCAGTTGGTCCAGACGCCCGACGTGACGGCGGTCTTCGTGGCCAACGATCAGATGGCCCTGGGGCTCTTGTGCCTGCTCCACGAGCTCGGCCGTGAGACGCCACGGCAGATCAGCATCGTCGGGTTCGACGACATCCCCGAAGCCGCGTACTTCACGCCGTCGCTGACCACGGTGCGCCAGGACTTCGCCGAGGTCGGCAGGCGCTGCATCCATCTCCTCCTCGGCCAGCTCGAGGAGCCCTCGCGGACCAAGGAGCACGTCGTGGTCCCGACGCAGCTCATCCTGCGCAAGAGCACATCCCCGGCGAAGGCGCGCTGA
- a CDS encoding ribulokinase, which produces MKREAFVIGIDFGTDSVRAVVADASDGEVVSVSVQHYPRWAKGLYCEPSENRFRHHPLDYLETLHASITEALARAGKDVASRVRGLAADTTGSTPVLTDRRGVPLSLTSGFRENPDAMFILWKDHTSVAEAERINQTARTWGGADFTRYEGGIYSSEWFWAKALRVVETNPAVAQAAVSVLELCDWIPAVLTGCDDLGKMKRSRCAAGHKAMWHAEFGGYPEDAFLARLHPRLVELKSSLGRETFTSDIPFGTLCAEWATKLGLPRDTVVAVGAFDAHMGAVGGNIKPRQLLKILGTSSLDMVVLPRSQEPEKLVPGICGQVDGSIIPGMLGYEAGQSAFGDVYAWFKKLLGWPLEAILPALSGGDTATKQPLADALLERVIPELERAAKELPLEDNSLLALDWMNGRRTPDANQRLKGAITGINLGTDAPRLYRALVEATAFGSRAIAERFKSADIRLDSVIAMGGVARKSPFIMQTLADVMNMEIAVSAGDQAVAVGAAMFAATAAGLHPRVEAAQEAMSPGVERTYRPDPARARHYASLYQSYLELGGFVERTLTR; this is translated from the coding sequence ATGAAGCGCGAGGCGTTCGTCATCGGGATTGATTTTGGAACGGACTCCGTCCGGGCGGTGGTCGCCGACGCGTCGGACGGGGAGGTGGTGAGTGTTTCCGTCCAGCACTATCCCCGCTGGGCGAAGGGGCTCTACTGCGAGCCGAGCGAGAACAGGTTTCGCCATCACCCCCTCGACTACCTGGAGACCCTGCACGCCTCCATCACGGAAGCGCTTGCACGGGCGGGGAAGGACGTTGCGTCCAGGGTTCGTGGCCTCGCGGCGGACACCACCGGCTCGACGCCCGTCCTCACCGACCGGCGCGGCGTGCCTCTCTCCCTCACGTCTGGGTTCCGGGAGAACCCAGACGCCATGTTCATCCTGTGGAAGGACCACACCTCGGTGGCCGAGGCGGAGCGCATCAACCAGACGGCGCGGACCTGGGGCGGAGCCGACTTCACGAGGTACGAGGGCGGCATCTACTCCAGCGAGTGGTTCTGGGCGAAGGCCCTCCGCGTCGTCGAGACGAATCCGGCCGTGGCCCAGGCCGCGGTCAGTGTCCTGGAGCTCTGTGATTGGATACCCGCCGTCCTGACGGGGTGTGACGACCTTGGAAAGATGAAGCGCAGCCGCTGCGCCGCGGGGCACAAGGCGATGTGGCACGCCGAGTTCGGCGGATACCCCGAGGACGCGTTCCTCGCCCGGCTCCATCCGCGTCTGGTCGAGCTCAAGTCCTCCCTCGGAAGGGAGACCTTCACCTCGGACATCCCCTTCGGCACCCTCTGCGCGGAGTGGGCCACGAAGCTCGGTCTGCCACGGGACACCGTCGTCGCCGTGGGCGCCTTCGATGCGCACATGGGCGCCGTGGGCGGAAACATCAAACCGCGCCAGCTCCTGAAGATCCTGGGGACGAGCAGTCTGGACATGGTCGTGTTGCCCAGGTCGCAGGAGCCGGAGAAGCTGGTCCCGGGCATCTGCGGTCAGGTCGATGGCTCCATCATCCCGGGAATGCTCGGCTACGAGGCGGGGCAGTCCGCCTTCGGTGACGTCTACGCCTGGTTCAAGAAGCTCCTCGGCTGGCCTCTCGAGGCGATCCTCCCCGCCCTGTCCGGAGGGGACACGGCAACGAAACAGCCCCTCGCCGACGCGCTCCTGGAGCGTGTCATTCCGGAGCTCGAGCGGGCCGCGAAGGAGCTCCCGCTGGAAGACAACTCCCTGCTGGCCCTGGACTGGATGAACGGGCGGAGGACGCCTGACGCGAACCAGCGCCTCAAGGGCGCCATCACGGGCATCAACCTGGGGACGGACGCTCCGCGGCTCTACCGCGCCCTGGTCGAGGCGACGGCCTTCGGCTCACGCGCCATCGCCGAGCGCTTCAAGTCGGCGGACATCCGGCTCGACAGTGTCATCGCCATGGGCGGCGTGGCCAGGAAGAGCCCCTTCATCATGCAGACCCTTGCGGACGTGATGAACATGGAGATCGCGGTCTCCGCGGGCGATCAGGCCGTGGCGGTGGGTGCGGCGATGTTCGCGGCGACCGCCGCGGGTCTCCATCCCAGGGTCGAGGCAGCACAGGAGGCGATGTCGCCTGGCGTCGAGCGGACCTACCGGCCCGACCCGGCGCGCGCCAGGCACTACGCGTCTCTCTACCAGAGCTACCTCGAGCTCGGTGGCTTCGTGGAGAGGACGCTGACGCGGTAG
- the araA gene encoding L-arabinose isomerase, whose product MIDSKKQEVWFLTGSQHLYGDAALATVAADSRKIAESLDASGKLPVRVVWKPTLTDPEAILNVCLEANNSPNCVGVITWMHTFSPSKMWIAGLSRLQKPLAHLHTQTERELPWDKIDMEFMNLNQSAHGDREFGFIGARLRLERKIVVGYWKDEDVLAKLDGWARAACGLAESRRMKIVRFGGMNMREVAVTGGDRVEAQIQFGWSVNGYAVGDLVGRIADVSDSEIDALVSEYEDTYSLVPALRKGGERRLGLRDAARQEIGMRGFLEEGGFSAFTTTFEDLHGLKQLPGLACQRLMAKGYGFGAEGDWKTAALVRIMKVMSSGRPGGVSFMEDYTYHLTKGSELVLGAHMLEVCPSIAEGKPSLEVHPLDIGGKADPCRLVFAAGAGPAVNATLVDMGGRMRMIVNELDVVKPEKPMPNLPVAHAVWRPLPDFKRSCEAWILAGGAHHAGFSRAVTVSQLQDFAAMVGIEFIHIGSGTELSTLKNELRWNDLAYRLSR is encoded by the coding sequence ATGATCGATTCGAAGAAGCAGGAAGTCTGGTTCCTCACCGGAAGCCAGCATCTCTATGGTGATGCGGCGCTGGCGACGGTCGCCGCTGATTCACGGAAGATCGCCGAGTCCCTCGACGCCTCCGGGAAGCTTCCCGTCCGCGTGGTCTGGAAGCCCACGCTCACGGATCCCGAGGCGATCCTGAACGTCTGCCTGGAGGCGAACAACTCGCCGAACTGTGTCGGCGTCATCACCTGGATGCACACCTTCTCGCCGTCGAAGATGTGGATCGCCGGGCTCTCGCGCCTCCAGAAGCCTCTGGCTCACCTCCATACCCAGACCGAGCGCGAGCTCCCCTGGGACAAGATCGACATGGAGTTCATGAACCTGAACCAGTCCGCCCACGGCGACCGCGAGTTCGGGTTCATCGGCGCCCGGTTGAGGCTGGAGCGGAAGATCGTCGTTGGCTACTGGAAGGACGAGGACGTCCTGGCGAAGCTCGACGGTTGGGCGAGGGCGGCCTGCGGTCTCGCCGAATCGCGGCGCATGAAGATCGTCCGCTTCGGCGGCATGAACATGCGGGAGGTGGCCGTCACCGGAGGAGACCGCGTCGAGGCGCAGATCCAGTTCGGCTGGTCCGTGAACGGCTACGCCGTGGGTGACCTGGTCGGACGCATCGCCGACGTGAGCGATTCCGAGATCGATGCCCTGGTCTCGGAATACGAGGACACGTACTCCCTCGTTCCGGCCCTCAGGAAGGGGGGCGAGCGACGCCTGGGGCTCCGCGATGCCGCGCGGCAGGAGATCGGGATGCGTGGCTTCCTCGAGGAGGGTGGTTTCAGCGCCTTCACCACCACGTTCGAGGACCTCCATGGACTCAAGCAACTGCCCGGCCTCGCCTGCCAGCGGCTCATGGCGAAGGGCTACGGCTTCGGTGCGGAGGGCGATTGGAAGACGGCAGCCCTCGTCCGCATCATGAAGGTGATGAGCTCGGGGCGTCCCGGCGGCGTCTCCTTCATGGAGGACTACACGTACCACCTGACCAAGGGGAGCGAGCTCGTCCTCGGTGCGCACATGCTCGAGGTCTGTCCCTCGATCGCGGAGGGCAAGCCCTCGCTCGAAGTCCATCCCCTCGACATCGGTGGCAAGGCCGATCCCTGCCGCCTCGTCTTCGCGGCCGGGGCTGGCCCCGCGGTCAACGCGACCCTCGTCGACATGGGCGGCCGCATGCGGATGATCGTGAACGAGCTCGACGTCGTGAAGCCCGAGAAGCCGATGCCGAACCTCCCCGTGGCGCACGCTGTCTGGCGGCCCCTGCCCGACTTCAAGCGAAGCTGCGAGGCCTGGATCCTCGCGGGTGGCGCCCACCATGCCGGCTTCAGCCGCGCCGTCACCGTCTCCCAGCTCCAGGACTTCGCGGCGATGGTTGGCATCGAGTTCATCCACATCGGGAGTGGGACGGAGCTCTCCACCCTCAAGAACGAGCTTCGTTGGAACGACCTCGCGTACCGGCTGTCCCGGTAG
- a CDS encoding ABC transporter substrate-binding protein, producing the protein MKRVLFNVASAVLLILAFGPGLALAGDKKIVLGFSQVGAESEWRTANTQSIKDAAAKEGITLKFSDAQQKQENQIKAIRSFIAQRVDVIAFSPVVETGWEPVLREARAAKIPVILTDRAVSSKDESLWVTFLGSDFVEEGRRAAKWLIDYQPVKELAAKGEVNIVELQGTVGSAPAIDRKKGFEEVLKDQPKFKIIRSQTGDFTRAKGKEVMEAFLKAEGKKINVLYAHNDDMAIGAIQAIEEAGLRPGKDVIIVSIDAVKGAFEAMIAGKLNCTVECSPLLGPQLMSLAKDVVAGKPVPRRIVTQEGVFPQETAAKEFPSRKY; encoded by the coding sequence ATGAAGAGAGTCCTGTTCAACGTAGCGTCCGCAGTCCTTCTCATCCTTGCATTCGGACCGGGCCTGGCCCTGGCCGGTGACAAGAAGATAGTGCTCGGCTTCTCCCAGGTCGGTGCGGAGAGCGAGTGGCGCACGGCCAACACCCAGTCGATCAAGGATGCCGCCGCCAAGGAGGGCATCACCCTGAAGTTTTCCGACGCACAACAGAAGCAGGAGAACCAAATCAAGGCGATCCGCTCCTTCATCGCCCAGCGGGTGGACGTGATTGCCTTCTCGCCCGTGGTCGAGACCGGCTGGGAGCCTGTCCTCCGGGAGGCCAGGGCCGCCAAGATTCCCGTCATCCTGACCGACCGCGCCGTCTCCTCGAAGGACGAGTCGCTCTGGGTGACCTTCCTGGGCTCGGACTTCGTGGAGGAGGGCCGCCGCGCCGCGAAGTGGCTGATCGATTACCAGCCGGTCAAGGAGCTGGCCGCCAAGGGTGAGGTGAACATCGTCGAGCTCCAGGGCACCGTCGGCTCCGCTCCCGCCATCGACCGCAAGAAGGGCTTCGAGGAGGTCCTGAAGGACCAGCCGAAGTTCAAGATCATCCGCTCGCAGACCGGCGACTTCACCCGCGCGAAGGGCAAGGAGGTCATGGAGGCGTTCCTCAAGGCCGAGGGCAAGAAGATCAATGTCCTCTACGCGCACAATGACGACATGGCCATTGGCGCCATCCAGGCCATCGAGGAAGCTGGCCTGCGGCCCGGCAAGGACGTGATCATCGTGTCCATCGACGCGGTGAAGGGCGCCTTCGAGGCGATGATCGCCGGCAAGCTGAACTGCACGGTGGAGTGCAGCCCGCTGCTGGGGCCGCAGCTGATGAGCCTCGCGAAGGACGTGGTGGCCGGCAAGCCGGTGCCCCGGCGCATCGTCACGCAAGAGGGAGTGTTCCCGCAGGAGACCGCCGCCAAGGAGTTCCCGAGCCGGAAGTACTGA
- a CDS encoding sugar ABC transporter ATP-binding protein, which translates to MTEAVPVLEVKGISKRFSGVQALRGVDFRLLPGEVHAVMGQNGAGKSTLIKILTGVHRPDAGRILLQGGEIKPRSPSEARKLGISTVYQEVNLCPNLSVAENICLGHEPSEAFAIRWKQMNRKAEALLADLNIHIDVTAPLSAYSIAVQQVCAIARALSTQAKILILDEPTSSLAEDEVKMLLSVMRKLKAQGMAILFVTHFLDQIFEISDRITILRNGELVGEYPVAELSRIELVTRMVGREVAEAGPSRSKGARPSPTEEADQDEGREDTEAPFLSAEGLGRRGSVQDVGLEVKRGRALGMGGLLGSGRTEIARLLFGIDRAEQGSIKIEGKSARLSSPLKAIQHGIGFCPEDRKHEGIVGELSIRENMVLALQAKRGIFRTLSRKQQDELAETYIKALGIKTPDAEKPISQLSGGNQQKVLLARWLATNPRMLILDEPTRGIDVAAKLEIMEKVMELCDKGMAILFISSEIEEVLCYSDRIAVMRDRRKVGEIEAGEADESTVFRIIAGGQA; encoded by the coding sequence ATGACTGAAGCCGTTCCGGTGCTCGAAGTGAAGGGGATCTCGAAGCGCTTCTCCGGTGTCCAGGCTCTCCGTGGCGTCGACTTCCGCCTCCTGCCGGGCGAGGTCCACGCGGTGATGGGCCAGAATGGCGCGGGCAAGTCGACGTTGATCAAGATCCTGACGGGCGTCCATCGCCCGGACGCGGGACGCATCCTCCTCCAGGGTGGCGAAATCAAACCCAGGAGCCCGAGCGAGGCCCGGAAGCTCGGGATCAGCACGGTCTACCAGGAGGTGAACCTCTGCCCGAACCTCTCGGTCGCGGAGAACATCTGCCTCGGTCATGAACCCTCCGAGGCCTTCGCCATCCGGTGGAAGCAGATGAACCGGAAGGCGGAGGCCCTCCTGGCGGACCTCAACATCCACATCGACGTCACCGCACCGCTCTCCGCCTATTCGATCGCGGTGCAGCAGGTGTGCGCCATCGCTCGCGCGCTGAGCACACAGGCGAAGATCCTCATCCTCGACGAGCCCACCTCGAGCCTCGCCGAGGACGAGGTGAAGATGCTCCTCTCGGTCATGAGGAAGCTCAAGGCCCAGGGGATGGCCATCCTCTTCGTCACCCATTTCCTCGACCAGATCTTCGAGATCTCCGACCGCATCACGATCCTCAGGAACGGCGAGCTCGTCGGCGAGTACCCCGTCGCCGAGCTGTCGCGCATCGAGCTGGTGACCCGGATGGTCGGCCGTGAGGTCGCCGAGGCGGGCCCGAGCAGGTCCAAGGGCGCCCGTCCCTCGCCGACGGAGGAGGCGGACCAGGACGAGGGGCGCGAGGACACCGAGGCGCCCTTCCTCAGCGCGGAGGGGCTCGGACGAAGGGGCTCGGTCCAGGACGTGGGCCTGGAGGTGAAGCGGGGCAGGGCGCTGGGCATGGGAGGTCTCCTCGGCTCGGGGAGGACGGAGATCGCCCGGCTGCTCTTCGGCATCGATCGGGCCGAGCAGGGCTCCATCAAGATCGAGGGGAAGTCGGCGCGGCTCTCCTCACCCTTGAAGGCCATCCAGCACGGCATCGGCTTCTGCCCGGAGGACCGTAAGCACGAGGGCATCGTGGGCGAGCTGTCCATCCGTGAGAACATGGTGCTCGCCCTGCAGGCGAAGCGAGGCATCTTCCGCACGCTCTCCCGGAAGCAGCAGGACGAGCTCGCGGAAACCTATATCAAGGCTCTCGGCATCAAGACTCCCGATGCGGAGAAGCCCATTTCCCAGCTCTCGGGCGGAAACCAGCAGAAGGTGCTCCTGGCGCGCTGGCTGGCCACCAACCCGCGAATGCTCATCCTCGACGAGCCGACCCGCGGCATCGACGTGGCGGCGAAGCTCGAGATCATGGAGAAGGTCATGGAGCTCTGCGACAAGGGCATGGCCATCCTCTTCATCTCCTCGGAGATCGAAGAGGTCCTCTGCTACTCGGATCGCATCGCGGTCATGCGCGACCGCCGCAAGGTGGGCGAAATCGAGGCGGGCGAGGCGGACGAGAGCACGGTGTTCAGGATCATCGCGGGAGGCCAGGCATGA